Proteins found in one Pempheris klunzingeri isolate RE-2024b chromosome 6, fPemKlu1.hap1, whole genome shotgun sequence genomic segment:
- the slc1a7b gene encoding solute carrier family 1 member 7b, which produces MAVALDAVWVRVKNVCKQNGLLIMSVLAVVIGCLLGFFLRTRRLTEQEVKYFQFPGELLMRMLKMLILPLVVSSLMSGLAALDAKCSSRLGLITVSYYLWTTFVAVIVGIIMVSIIHPGGAAQKEDSEDSSKPIMSSADALLDLIRNMFPSNLVQATFQQYRTSSEYIVKTKPTVSQTQSESTTRRALIYGIQDDNGTDIQNFALDLTPPPDVLIRTREGTSDGMNVLGIVIFSATMGIMLGRMGPNGSALVNFCQSLNEAVLRIVAIVIWYFPFGIVFLVAGKILEMSDPSAMGKKLGFYAVTVVFGLVLHGLFILPAMYFFITKKSPIVYIRGILQALLIALATSSSSATLPITFKCLLENNHIDRRIIRFVLPVGATINMDGTALYEAVAAIFIAQVNNYELDFGQIITISITATAASIGAAGIPQAGLVTMVIVLTSVGLPTDDITLIIAVDWALDRFRTMVNVMGDALATGIMAHICRKDFMKEGDGVPLICETKPVMNTPPVMNCHNNNGNYRPPSSGVKHKLIPSDVARLIQLEEGIRPPLERKKPPIPPRHLKKSKEHCTIDMNGLETNV; this is translated from the exons ATGGCGGTGGCTTTGGACGCGGTGTGGGTGAGGGTGAAGAACGTGTGCAAACAGAATGGGCTGCTCATCATGTCGGTGCTGGCTGTGGTCATTGGGTGTCTTTTGGGATTCTTCCTGAGGACACGGCGCCTCACTGAGCAG GAGGTGAAGTACTTTCAGTTCCCAGGAGAGCTGCTGATGAGGATGCTGAAGATGCTGATTCTCCCGCTTGTCGTGTCCAG CTTGATGTCAGGACTAGCAGCCCTCGATGCCAAGTGTTCCAGTCGTCTGGGTCTGATCACAGTGTCTTATTATCTGTGGACCACATTTGTTGCTGTGATTGTGGGGATCATCATGGTCTCCATCATCCACCCAGGGGGTGCAGCCCAGAAAGAGGACTCAGAGGACAGCAGCAAACCTATCATGAGCTCTGCAGACGCCCTGCTGGACCTCATCCG CAACATGTTTCCATCCAATCTAGTCCAGGCCACATTTCAGCAG TATCGAACAAGTAGCGAGTACATTGTGAAAACCAAGCCGACGGTGAGTCAGACCCAATCAGAGTCCACCACGCGGCGAGCACTAATCTATGGCATCCAGGATGATAATGGCACTGACATCCAGAACTTCGCCCTTGACCTGACTCCACCCCCTGATGTGCTCATACGCACTCGGGAAGGAACAAGCGATGGAATGAATGTTCTTGgaattgttattttttctgCCACCATGG GTATTATGCTGGGGAGGATGGGGCCAAATGGCAGTGCCTTGGTGAACTTCTGCCAGAGCCTGAATGAGGCCGTCCTCAGAATCGTGGCCATTGTTATATG GTACTTCCCGTTTGGTATCGTGTTCCTGGTGGCCGGTAAGATCCTAGAGATGAGTGACCCATCAGCCATGGGAAAAAAGCTGGGTTTCTATGCTGTCACTGTGGTGTTTGGTCTGGTGTTGCATGGCTTGTTCATCCTGCCTGCCATGTACTTCTTCATCACCAAAAAGAGCCCCATCGTTTACATTCGGGGAATCCTGCAAGCCCTGCTCATCGCCCTGGCAACCTCTTCCAG CTCTGCCACATTGCCTATAACCTTCAAGTGCCTCTTAGAGAACAACCACATTGACCGACGCATCATCCGTTTTGTGCTCCCTGTGGGCGCCACCATCAATATGGATGGCACCGCTCTCTACGAGGCTGTGGCAGCAATATTCATCGCACAAGTTAATAATTATGAGCTGGACTTCGGCCAGATCATCACCATCAG TAtcacagccactgcagccagCATTGGTGCAGCAGGTATACCACAAGCCGGACTGGTCACCATGGTGATAGTGCTAACGTCCGTTGGGTTGCCAACCGATGACATCACTCTCATCATTGCAGTAGATTGGGCATT AGACAGATTCCGCACCATGGTGAATGTAATGGGGGATGCTTTGGCCACAGGCATCATGGCACACATTTGCAGGAAAGACTTCATGAAAGAAGGAGATGGA GTGCCTTTGATCTGTGAGACCAAACCCGTGATGAACACCCCACCAGTGATGAACTGCCACAACAACAACGGCAACTACCGGCCCCCTTCATCAGGAGTCAAACACAAGCTCATCCCCTCCGACGTGGCCCGGCTGATACAGCTGGAGGAGGGCATCCGGCCGCCATTGGAGAGGAAGAAGCCTCCGATTCCCCCGAGGCACCTGAAGAAGAGTAAAGAACACTGCACCATTGACATGAACGGCCTTGAGACCAACGTATAG